From the genome of Variovorax sp. RA8, one region includes:
- a CDS encoding leucyl aminopeptidase, with amino-acid sequence MDFQLKTLSTAQAATDKCDVLIVLAAAATPPSKDVIATLVADARKAGDLGDKAGKLLALYRPARVAAPRLLLASVGDGKPASVRTGVLAAVAAAKAADPRRVAIVFAQPTDAAGLRSAVLAAADASYVYTATKSKPEPRSIRQLHFGVDDAAALRGAFDEAAATVAGIELAKEWANRPGNHCTPTMLAEAAQKLAALPQLKCEVLGPKEVQKLGMGAFSAVAQGSAEPLRFIVLRYQGAPKDQAPVVLVGKGITFDTGGVSLKPAAEMDEMKFDMCGAASVLGVFRALGDIRPALNVVGLIPTCENMNDGRAIKPGDVITSMSGQTIEILNTDAEGRLILCDALSYARRFDPAVVVDIATLTGACVVALGGVRSGLFASDDALADALLAAGEASQDRCWRMPLDEDYAEGLKTNFADVANVAGRAGGAVTAAKFLQRFAGDFPWAHLDIAGTAWKSGSAKGATGRPVGLLLSYLLERARQGAVQPVPRKARKHAKAR; translated from the coding sequence ATGGACTTTCAACTCAAGACCCTCTCCACCGCCCAGGCTGCCACTGACAAATGCGATGTGCTGATCGTGCTCGCCGCAGCCGCAACCCCCCCCTCCAAGGATGTGATCGCGACGCTCGTCGCCGACGCCCGCAAGGCCGGCGACCTGGGCGACAAGGCCGGCAAGCTGCTGGCCTTGTACCGTCCGGCCCGTGTCGCTGCGCCACGCCTGCTGCTGGCCTCGGTGGGCGACGGCAAGCCTGCCTCGGTGCGCACCGGCGTGCTGGCGGCCGTGGCCGCGGCCAAGGCGGCGGATCCCAGGCGGGTGGCGATTGTCTTCGCCCAGCCGACCGACGCGGCAGGGCTGCGCAGCGCGGTGCTTGCGGCGGCCGACGCGAGCTATGTCTACACCGCCACGAAGTCGAAGCCCGAGCCGCGCTCCATTCGCCAGCTGCACTTCGGCGTGGACGATGCGGCGGCGCTGCGCGGGGCCTTCGACGAGGCGGCGGCGACGGTCGCGGGCATCGAGCTGGCCAAGGAGTGGGCCAACCGCCCCGGCAACCACTGCACGCCCACGATGCTGGCCGAGGCCGCGCAGAAGCTCGCCGCGCTGCCGCAGCTGAAGTGCGAGGTGCTGGGGCCGAAGGAGGTCCAGAAGCTCGGCATGGGCGCGTTCAGCGCGGTGGCGCAGGGCTCGGCCGAGCCACTGCGTTTCATCGTGCTGCGCTACCAGGGCGCTCCCAAGGATCAGGCGCCCGTGGTGCTGGTAGGCAAGGGCATCACCTTCGATACCGGCGGCGTCTCGCTCAAGCCGGCGGCCGAGATGGACGAAATGAAGTTCGACATGTGCGGCGCCGCCAGCGTGCTGGGCGTGTTCCGCGCGCTCGGCGACATCCGCCCCGCGCTCAACGTCGTGGGGCTGATCCCGACCTGCGAGAACATGAACGACGGCCGCGCGATCAAGCCCGGCGACGTGATCACCAGCATGAGCGGGCAGACCATCGAGATCCTCAACACCGATGCCGAGGGGCGCCTGATCCTGTGCGATGCGTTGAGCTACGCCAGGCGCTTCGATCCTGCCGTAGTGGTCGACATCGCCACGCTGACCGGCGCCTGCGTGGTGGCGCTGGGCGGCGTGCGCAGCGGCCTCTTCGCCAGTGACGACGCGCTGGCCGATGCGCTGCTGGCGGCCGGTGAGGCATCGCAGGATCGTTGCTGGCGCATGCCGCTCGACGAGGACTACGCCGAGGGCCTCAAGACCAATTTCGCCGACGTGGCGAACGTCGCGGGCCGCGCCGGCGGCGCGGTCACCGCGGCCAAGTTCCTGCAACGCTTCGCGGGCGACTTCCCTTGGGCGCACCTGGATATCGCGGGCACGGCGTGGAAGAGCGGGTCGGCCAAGGGCGCGACCGGACGTCCCGTCGGCCTGCTGCTGTCCTATCTGCTGGAGCGGGCCCGTCAAGGCGCCGTCCAGCCGGTGCCGCGCAAGGCTCGCAAGCACGCCAAGGCCCGGTAA
- the lptF gene encoding LPS export ABC transporter permease LptF, giving the protein MLFHSSIRKELSRSFGATLVVLITIVMTMMLIRTLGLAARGSVNPSEVFLVMTYTVLGYMPTILSLSLFVSIVGTLSRMYRDSEMVIWFSSGRGLADFVPPLFRFAWPILLLIAVFALVGWPWANSQTQGMRDQYQRRSDIERVSPGEFRESAGRLRVFFIDKDAPDSATASNVFISSLERGLQIITSAQSGRIESIGDSRYLMLSNGQRLERPLLPGELKISEFRSYGAKVGSDIDPSNGAAPVRAKTTLTLMREPSVANNGELAWRIGMVLAAINFVLLALTVSSANPRVGRSGNLLFALCAFVLYYNLLNLGQNWVGMGRYSMGGFMLALHGGALALALLWLAKRHFNWSWRPFPVRSRSPASSET; this is encoded by the coding sequence ATGTTATTCCATTCCTCCATACGCAAGGAGCTGTCGCGCAGCTTCGGGGCCACGCTGGTGGTGCTGATCACCATCGTGATGACCATGATGCTGATCCGCACGCTCGGCCTGGCCGCCAGGGGCAGCGTGAATCCCTCCGAGGTCTTCCTGGTGATGACCTACACGGTGCTCGGCTACATGCCCACCATCCTGAGCCTCAGCCTGTTCGTCTCCATCGTGGGCACGCTGTCGCGCATGTACCGCGACAGCGAGATGGTGATCTGGTTCTCCAGCGGCCGCGGCCTTGCCGATTTCGTGCCGCCGCTGTTCCGCTTTGCCTGGCCGATCCTGCTGCTGATCGCCGTGTTCGCCCTGGTCGGCTGGCCCTGGGCCAACTCGCAGACCCAGGGCATGCGCGACCAGTACCAGCGCCGCAGCGACATCGAACGGGTGTCGCCCGGCGAGTTCCGCGAGTCGGCCGGACGCCTGCGGGTGTTCTTCATCGACAAGGACGCGCCCGACAGCGCCACGGCCAGCAACGTGTTCATCTCCTCGCTCGAGCGCGGCCTGCAGATCATCACCTCTGCGCAGAGCGGCCGCATCGAAAGCATCGGCGACTCGCGCTACCTGATGTTGAGCAACGGTCAGCGACTGGAACGCCCGCTGCTGCCCGGCGAGCTCAAGATCAGCGAGTTCCGCAGCTACGGCGCCAAGGTCGGCAGCGACATCGATCCCTCCAACGGCGCCGCACCGGTGCGTGCCAAGACCACCCTGACCCTGATGCGCGAACCCAGCGTGGCCAATAACGGCGAGCTGGCCTGGCGCATCGGTATGGTGCTCGCGGCCATCAACTTCGTGCTGCTCGCGCTGACCGTGTCGAGCGCGAATCCGCGCGTGGGCCGCAGCGGCAACCTGCTGTTCGCCCTGTGCGCCTTCGTCCTCTATTACAACCTGCTCAATCTCGGCCAGAACTGGGTCGGCATGGGCCGCTACAGCATGGGCGGGTTCATGCTGGCGCTGCATGGCGGGGCGCTGGCACTCGCCCTGCTCTGGCTCGCCAAGCGCCATTTCAACTGGAGCTGGCGTCCGTTCCCCGTCCGCAGCCGGTCGCCGGCGAGTTCCGAAACGTGA